The genomic window TTTCATGCTTTGGGCAAGTCACATCACTTTTCCTCCTTATCTATTTCTTATTTGTCTTCACGATCAGTTTGCAGACAGAAAGAATGGCCTGCTGGAAGTTATCACCCAATGCAACATAAAGTATTAAGTTGCCAAAGGTATTCAGTGATGCTAAGGACTGGGTCACAGTAAAAATATCCCGGACTCTCCGCATTGTGCGGCAGCTCGCAGGGTGGATAGTTAGCTCAATGCGAACTCCTCTGAAGATGTGAAATGGCAAGAAACAGACATAGAAGACAGCCAGGAGGACCATGGCCAGCAGGCGAGCCTTTTGCTTGTAAGCAGTGCCAGTGTGAGGCCCTCTTGCCAAGGTGTAGATAATCACAGCATAACAAAGAGTGACAGTTACCAAAGGCAGGAAGAAAGCAAATGTTGTTAGGAGCCAGTTATACCACCTCACCGTGAACAAGTCTGCAGAGTTAGTAAGATCCTGGCAAATCCATCGGTGGGCGTTTTGTTGCGTCGTAATCACGTGGAATATCGGGCTGGCCAGCAACAGGGAAACAACCCAAACTACAGCACAGGCGGCAACGGCCCATCTCCGTTTCTGAATGGAAAAGCAGTTCATCGGATAGACGACGACAATAAAACGGAAGAGGCTGTAGCAGGTGAGGAAGAGGATGCTGCTGTACGTGTTGAAGTAAAAATTGAACCGGACAAGCTTGCACATGAATTCTCCAAACATCCAGTTTTCTCCACTGGCATAGTATTGTATCAGGAATGGAAGGCAAGACACGTACAGCAGGTCTGTAATGGCCAAGTTTAGCATAATGATAGTGCTGCTTTTCCAGGGCCTCATTTTGAAGACATACACGGAAATGACAATAATGTTCCCAGGAAAGCACACCAGAAAGAGAACGCTATAAATTAGAGGGATATAGATGTCCTGAAATATTGCGCCTTCGCCAGTGCAGTTTCCGAAGGTAGTCCATGGACTCTGCAAAGAGGAGAAATTAGCCATGTCTCCAGGTTCGGTGCCCACGGTTGTCATATtcaattctttgaggggggaaagaaaaagaagtggTTTAGATGATAGAGTGCATATAAATTATGCTCAAATCCTCTCCATAGGGCCATAGAAATACCAACTCAGCTTGACTGGTAGACAGCAATCCAATGTTTACTTGAGGTAAATGTTAGTGTTGCCAAATGTCCGGACTTTCCCAGACATATCCTCTTTCTCAGaggtaaaatttaaaaatatttttaaaattttgctaaATGTCTGGGTTTTCTGAAAACAGCTGcatgggcagccccacatataaaaCATTGCAATAATCTGAACTGGAGCATCAATAACTGAAAGTAGGTTTTTAATGGCTGCGTGCATACATTTGCTTCAAAAGGCACCTTCCcctaaaaaaccccccaaaccaTGGGACAGTCATTTACCAAGGATGGGCAGCAGGAAATCTGGTTGGTTCCCGGTAAATCTGGGCGGCTGAAGGATATGAGGAAATCATCCTCTTTCTGTGTCTCAGTTTCCCATCTGCTATGCCAGGAACAGGATCCTACAAGtactttgtgatgataaaagatTACAGCAAAATCAAGCCTCACATTGATCAGCTCTTTTGAAGTATTTTTGACTACAATCCTCAGCAACCAAGCAAGcttatttatgtgtttgtttatttaaatatctATATCACCCTTTGTCCAAGGTTCACGGGGGCCTGGGTAGGAACACAAGTCCCTCTAAAATGAAATGGAACTTCAGAGCAAATGCTTAAGAACATGCTGCAAAATTAGTTTATTCTGAAATCAACTTTCAAGTCATTCCTCAGCTCGAAATATCCAACAGTGAATACTGAAATTCTACTCACCTTCAGAGCAAATATAGAAACATTTGTGGTTAATTTGCTCCTTCCACCCACCCAATGTCTTTTTTCGGTCATATTTAGGGAGTAGAGATGATAAATTGCCACAAATCTGCTAAAGATGTTCCATAACATAAAAGTCCAACTGCTTCCAAGGATTTATCACTTACCCAGAGGCATAGGGGAATTGTTTGAAGGGCCAATTAGAAGGATAATAGACCTTTATGTTTCTAAAATCTGGTTGTCAAATCTGCAATGTGACACCAACCAGGTAGAATCAAGGCAATTTGCGCTGGTATTATTTTTTtgtcatgctttttttaaaaaagcattttacatcagtttctcccagtttccaTAATTTAACAATTACTTTATCTAAAGGTAACTATTTGATATTCCCGGTCTATTTTGAGCCAAAGTAAGATTTGTGTGAAAAACCAAACTATAATGTTCTTTCCATCTTCTTGTCTCCTATAGTATAAATAGCACATGTAAATGAAACCTTTAAAAAGAGAGTTGCCCTCCCCCAGTTGCAGAATTATCCCACCTCTCCAATACTATAAACAGATCCTATTTACACACAATAAATATCTAAAGTTAGAGAGCAGAGGAATACCAGTTACCTGGGGGCTCATTGCaagcttcctttccccttcccttgtTTTGAGCAGAATGTGACAAGCCTCAGCGGCTGAGCAATCCATACAGCCTAATCATATCACTGGGTGGCAACTCAAAAGCCAGGTGCCTCTGCTGCTTTCTCTGCCAGCCGCAATTATAATATACCAGTCCAGATTCATGTAAGTTGATAGCTCATGAAAGTGCTCTGTTTGTATGTGGCTAAGGGCTTTATATATATAGCAGCCACTAGACCTGCCCTCTTTGGCATTCTGCTCTGATACCTTTCTCACTGTTTGCAGCCTTTAGGTTCAGGAGGGGTGTGACTGAGGACTAAGGAGCTAAGGAGCGGCAGTGGGAAAGGGCTGTGCCCGTCACACCCTGCTGGTGGGCTTCaagagcagaccctccaagtgtccctgttttccagggacagtcctggtttctgatttgatctggaatgtcccgtttttccttaaaacatccctattttcattggagaaatgttggaggttatggagttatgcaaccaccaagccaaggagataagtaaatatacaacctttagaaggcatctgaaggcagccctgtatatggaagttttttaatgtttaatgttttattatgtttttatatgagttggaagctgcccagcgcGCCTGGAGCAAcccaagtcagatgggtggggtataaataataaaatcatcatcatcatggaataggacatccctgttttcattggagaaatgttggagggtatgcaagaggcatctggttggaatggatcccataccctccaacatttcttcaatgaagatAGGGAcgtcctgtttgtttgtttgtttgtttgtttgtttagctacCCATCTGACTagattgctccagccactctgagtggcttccaacatataaataaaaacataatataaacattaagcattaaaaaatcttccatatacagggctgccttcaggagtcctttaaaggttgtatagttacttatctccttggcttggggggcggATAACTCCATagcatccaacatttctctggtgaaaatatggacatcctaaggaaaagtgggacattacgggatcaaatcggaaactcGGATGGCTTcactaaatcaggggtgtccctggaaaatagggatgtgtGAAGGGTCCGGGACCCTTGGTCTGAACCGCAATGACTCTTGTGGGTTCACTCTCAAATCCAGGAGCAGGAggcaggggtcacaatttcagtaaaaaaaactgacgttctccaattcactcaaaaatggtgccaaacgtttgcaaatgctccactgaaaggtttggcggtcgaaacagaaggctttttatcacaggacaagaaatcagtcctcgacacctttactggcggaaaaagatttttttgaacaaatccctaagccccggggtcacaatttcagaaaaaaactgacgttctccaattcactcaaaagtggtgccaaacggttgcaaatgctcccctgaaaggtttggcggtcgacacagaaggctttttatcacaggacaagaaatcagtcctcgacacctttactggcggaaaaagatttttttgaaaaaatccctaagccccggggtcacaatttcagaaaaaaactgacgttatccaattcactcaaaagtggtgccaaacggttgcaaatgctcccctgagaggtttggcggtcgaaacagaagggttttatcacaggacaagaaatcagcccttgtcaacttaacgggcggaaaaagatttttttgaaaaaatccctaagccccggggtcacaatttcagcaaaaatctgacgttctccaattcactcaaaagtggtgccaaacggttgcaaatgctcccctgaaaggtttggcggtcgaaacagaagggttttatcacaggacaagaaatcagcccttgtcaacttaacgggcggaaaaagatttttttgaaaaaatccctaagccccggggtcacaatttcagcaaaaatctgacgttctccaattcactcaaaaatggtgccaaactgttgcaaacgatcccctgaaggctgtttcgggggaaacagatgggtttttatcatcagaaacagaattagccctcaacgtctgaacaacgttttttttaaaaaatccctaagccgcgcggtcacaatttcagcaaaaatctgacgttctgcaattcactcaaaaatggtgccaaactgttgcaaacgatcccctgaaagctttttcaatggaaacagatggttttttataatcggaaacagaattaactctcgacgtctgaacaacttttttttgaaaaaatccctaagccgcgcaattcactcaaaaatggtgccaaactgttgcaaacgatcccttgaaagatatttcggtggaaacagatgggtttttatcatcagaaacagaattagccctcgacggcggaacttgcggaacaaccttattttgaaaaaatccctaagccttgcggtcacaatttcagcaaaaatctgacgttctgcaattcactcaaaaatggtcccaaactgttgcaaacgatcccctgaaagctgtttcggtggaaacagatgggtttttatcatcagaaacagaattagcccttgacatctgaacaactttttttaaaaaaaatccctaagccacgcggtcacaatctcagcaaaaatctgacgttctgcaatttactcaaaaatggtgccaaactgttgcaaacaatcccctgaaagctttctcggtggaaacagatggttttttttcatcggaaacaaaattagctctcgacgtctgaacttgcggaacaatttttttttaaaacatccctaagccgcgtggtcacaatctcagcaaaaatctgacgttctgcaattcactcaaaaatgctgccaaactgttgcaaacgatctcctgaaagcttttttggtgaaAACCCATGGGTTTTtatcaacagaaacagaattagcccttgacatctgaacaactttttttaaaaaaaatccctaagccgcgcggtcacaatctcagcaaaaatctgacgttctgcaattcactcaaaaatgctgccaaactgttgcaaacgatctcctgaaagcttttttggtgaaaacagatgggtttttatcaacagaaacagaattagccctcaaagtctgaacttgcggaacaaccttattttgaaaaaatccctaagccgcgcggtcacaatttcagcaaaaatctgacgttctgcaattcactcaaaaatggtgccaaactgttgcaaacgatcccctgaaagctgtttcggtggaaacagatgggtttttatcatcagaaacagaattagccctggacgtctgaacaacttttttttgaaaaaatgcctaagccacgcggtcacaatttcagcaaaaatctgacgttctgcaattcactcaaaaatgttgccaaactgttgcaaacgatcccctaaaagctttttgggtggaaacagatggatttttatcatcagaaacagaattagccctcaacgtctgaacaacttttttttaaaaaaatccctaagccgcgcggtcacaatttcagcaaaaatctgacgttctgcaattcactcaaaaatggtcccaaactgctgcaaacgatcccctgaaagcttttttggtggaaacagatgggtttttatcatccaaaacagaattagccctcgaagtctgaacttgcggaacaacattattttgacaaaatccctaagccgcgcggtcacaatttcagcaaaaatctgacgttctgcaattcactcaaaaatggtcccaaactgctgcaaacgaacccctgaaagttgtttcggtggaaacagatgggtttttatcatcagaaacagaatgtttctgcaaaatgtttgatttgtagcttctctttctggagcccacacgcttccgcctcagcgctctgctcccacagctactcgtagcagagtgtacgcagcgtagaagccgttgctgtgtgtgtgcgtgtaataaatcaggcttaacacacggtgccttccttatcttccaaAAGTCTTTATTCATGTAGAAAAACACATcagaactctcctggtgacagagcactcatttttgcccgtctctcctccagtaacggaacaacactgggacacaggaaaacactcccctcagtatactaaaccacgcctcagaatgtgagacatcactcagaacttcttaaccctgtaagttctgattctctccacaccccctctcgtattgcattctgagaggagttgtgaacacacatttacagacctctgagagttcaacacctcccccactgcctttcgctcctttctggcatcattgtcaggcaactgttgaacctcctcacaaatctcaggttcgcactgtgcgaaaccaacccacgcattggtgacctgaaacctctcaggtggaattccctttgttgcccgagatgatcgcctgggcacaaactggggtgcttcttctgacccactggggccagcaagtgtgtcttcttcatcagacgactccccctctgacttgacccatCTGTGAGCTCTCTCCTTTATGCTAACAGCagatgaaggctcactcttggacactcctttaacaacctgtggagacgcccaaccctgttcctgaccctgatcatggacctggtcctcatcatcaggttcagcctctggctctccctcctcctcagattcagacagacaatctgagtgaacgtcagggctcgctttgcgccttgaccaaccatcctgctcactgaactcagcatgtttactg from Podarcis raffonei isolate rPodRaf1 chromosome 4, rPodRaf1.pri, whole genome shotgun sequence includes these protein-coding regions:
- the LOC128412391 gene encoding 2-oxoglutarate receptor 1-like, encoding MTTVGTEPGDMANFSSLQSPWTTFGNCTGEGAIFQDIYIPLIYSVLFLVCFPGNIIVISVYVFKMRPWKSSTIIMLNLAITDLLYVSCLPFLIQYYASGENWMFGEFMCKLVRFNFYFNTYSSILFLTCYSLFRFIVVVYPMNCFSIQKRRWAVAACAVVWVVSLLLASPIFHVITTQQNAHRWICQDLTNSADLFTVRWYNWLLTTFAFFLPLVTVTLCYAVIIYTLARGPHTGTAYKQKARLLAMVLLAVFYVCFLPFHIFRGVRIELTIHPASCRTMRRVRDIFTVTQSLASLNTFGNLILYVALGDNFQQAILSVCKLIVKTNKK